From one Branchiostoma floridae strain S238N-H82 chromosome 3, Bfl_VNyyK, whole genome shotgun sequence genomic stretch:
- the LOC118412235 gene encoding uncharacterized protein LOC118412235 codes for MIFALTITLLLVTAGVNSQGGTLDQSVCNLPAAVTGGPPIPQFSNIDHFEAYIECNMKDIGETIEVKEYYDKKEDRGALDTVQYGQGIYLIYDYSVLQIYEIVQRTATENPVCQVRPMQSSAQNGVFGLDTGSDNSGHIFSVAQMFNLGTAGIRYAGTTTVRGMPVHRYSLCVYWDQWQASIQTDYYFTAADYPNPYNWASMVPVRITAKGIAQGPPHHRPGDPVNPSEVTMTQHNFDHVYDIFFFKPYVNDRSVFDIPAGVVCPGRPSVKPLPDIPAAFSYRSEILVKYNFVVSYIDEYYDYNSKLVRYDYKPLAASSNSFGTDNEIVVHDFNTGIEYLTDAISGNCTVRPITNTSFDSEAVDPYSIRMRDKFEFFEFDKVNYSYSGVKELRGIPCDVWITTRMDWPFKGKVTSWEWWFSAAGVAASTTNRGLEVNVPIHLEVRSLDPTFPYYTIYNTYAFDNSQPKFNYFDISHCFPAENRKRLQVTFPGNYFTQVFSNQTLFMEEFLLVVVQTGMVSPLRVRDIQLDYDDSRRILVEFTLLDKAPITGSVYCSGGCRPETPLQSAINKVQSAVNGNQFTVQMPNPADANKPLVFTAYPDKYRDDLTVPGKPQQGYSSGDMAGLAMGMIILGLLVGGGSGFFVFRNA; via the exons ATGATCTTCGCACTGACAATCACGTTGCTACTGGTAACGGCAGGTGTCAACTCCCAGGGCGGTACCCTGGACCAGAGCGTGTGTAACCTTCCAGCGGCGGTTACGGGTGGACCCCCCATTCCACAGTTTAGTAACATAGACCATTTCGAGGCCTACATAGAGTGTAACATGAAAG ATATTGGTGAGACCATCGAAGTGAAAGAGTACTATGACAAGAAGGAGGACCGTGGAGCCCTGGACACCGTGCAGTACGGACAGGGCATCTATCTCATCTATGACTACAGCGTGTTGCAGATATACGAAATCGTGCAGCGGACGGCAACGG AAAACCCTGTTTGTCAAGTAAGGCCGATGCAGTCGTCAGCACAAAACGGAGTGTTCGGACTGGACACCGGTAGTGACAACAGTGGGCACATCTTCAGCGTAGCGCAAATGTTCAACCTGGGAACAGCCGGCATACGTTACGCAG GTACGACGACCGTTAGAGGAATGCCAGTCCACCGGTATAGTCTGTGCGTGTACTGGGATCAGTGGCAGGCTTCTATCCAAACTGATTACTACTTCACTGCCGCTGACTATCCG AACCCGTACAACTGGGCAAGCATGGTGCCCGTCAGAATTACCGCCAAGGGCATCGCGCAGGGTCCGCCCCACCACCGCCCTGGCGATCCCGTCAACCCTAGCGAAGTCACAATGACCCAACACAACTTTGACCACGTCTACgacatcttcttcttcaaacCCTACGTCAACGACCGCTCAGTTTTCGAT ATCCCAGCAGGAGTGGTCTGCCCCGGACGTCCCTCCGTTAAACCCCTCCCCGATATCCCGGCAGCCTTCAGCTACAGGTCTGAGATCCTCGTCAAGTACAACTTTGTTGTCTCCTACATCGAt GAGTACTATGACTACAACTCCAAGCTGGTGCGGTACGACTACAAGCCTCTGGCCGCTTCTTCCAACTCATTCGGCACAGATAACGAGATCGTCGTGCACGACTTCAACACAG GCATTGAGTATCTGACTGACGCAATTTCCGGTAACTGCACGGTTCGACCAATCACCAACACGAGCTTCGACTCGGAGGCGGTGGATCCCTACTCCATACGCATGCGCGACAAATTCGAATTCTTCGAGTTCGACAAAGTCAACTATAGCTACAGCGGCGTG AAAGAGTTGCGGGGAATTCCATGTGATGTGTGGATTACGACCCGGATGGACTGGCCTTTCAAGGGGAAAGTGACGTCATGGGAGTGGTGGTTCAGTGCG GCTGGTGTGGCAGCTTCTACAACAAACAGAGGCTTGGAAGTCAATGTTCCTATTCACTTGGAGGTCCGGTCACTCGATCCG ACTTTCCCATACTATACCATCTACAACACGTATGCTTTCGACAACAGCCAACCCAAGTTCAATTACTTCGACATCAGCCATTGTTTCCCTGCTGAAAACAGGAAGCGCCTCCAGGTGACATTCCCAG GTAActacttcacccaggtgttcAGTAATCAGACGCTGTTCATGGAGGAGTTTCTGCTGGTGGTGGTGCAGACAGGGATGGTGTCTCCTCTCAGAGTTCGCGACATACAG CTTGACTATGACGACAGTCGGCGGATCCTGGTTGAGTTCACGCTCCTAGACAAGGCGCCCATCACCGGCAGTGTGTACTGTTCGGGCGGCTGCCGACCGGAGACACCTCTACAGAGCGCCATCAACAAGGTCCAGTCGGCGGTCAACGGCAACCAGTTCACCGTCCAGATGCCTAACCCTGCCGATGCCAATAAG CCTCTGGTGTTCACGGCGTATCCAGACAAGTACCGGGATGACCTGACTGTGCCCGGAAAACCTCAGCAGGGATACTCCTCTG gaGACATGGCGGGACTGGCTATGGGCATGATCATCCTCGGCCTGCTCGTTGGTGGTGGGTCCGGATTCTTCGTCTTCAGAAATGCATGA